In the Pontibacillus sp. HMF3514 genome, TCAAGAAGATGGATTCTTACTACACGACGATCTTTTGGATCACGAACTCGTTCCACCAATTCGTTTTTTTCCATCCGATCAATTAAGTCGGTAGTGGTGCTACAAGCAAGGTACATTTTGTTAGATAATTCACCTATCGTCATGTCTCCGGTTTCTAACAACCACTGTAAAGCAATAAATTGCGGTGGTGTAATTGGGTATTGGTTTAATATTTCCCTACCTTTTTGCTTGATAATCCCTGAAATATAGCGCAGTTTTTTCTCTATATCAGCAATTGTCGTCTCTGGAACTGTTATATTGTCCACGGAGCTACTCCCCCTCCTCTAGATACCTATCATTATTGTTACGGTTTTAATTAGAAAATGCAAGAATCTTATTTTGCTAAGCCTGGTAGTCCAATACACATAAAAGCCGACTTCCCTGTAGAAAGCCGGCACCTCCTATAGCTTGAGTTCCCCCATGCGAAGGAGCTCAACCACAGCTTGTGAACGCCCCTTAACGCCAAGCTTTTGCATAGCGTTTGAAATATGATTGCGAACAGTCTTTTCTGATATGAAAAGTTCCTGAGCAATTTCTTTCGTTGTTTTGTCTTGCACCAGTAGTTCGAATACTTCCTTCTCCCGTTTCGTGAGTAACTGCTTTGGCTTGTAGTCTTTATCCTCCAAGCGTTAACCCCTCCTTGCTGACTAAGAACTGCAAATCGAAGGGTAATGGTTTAGTCTTTATATCTTATGAAGGGTAAAGCTAAGCTGTGCCATCAGCTATGATACATTTTTTAGCTTTCTGAAATTAATCCTAACTCTTTTGCTTTAATTAAGGCTTCCGTTC is a window encoding:
- a CDS encoding MarR family winged helix-turn-helix transcriptional regulator, whose amino-acid sequence is MDNITVPETTIADIEKKLRYISGIIKQKGREILNQYPITPPQFIALQWLLETGDMTIGELSNKMYLACSTTTDLIDRMEKNELVERVRDPKDRRVVRIHLLEKGESIIHEVIDKRQAYLEHVLRSFSGEHINMLRVLLNDMHEEMMDVQQEEHN
- a CDS encoding response regulator transcription factor — translated: MEDKDYKPKQLLTKREKEVFELLVQDKTTKEIAQELFISEKTVRNHISNAMQKLGVKGRSQAVVELLRMGELKL